A single Branchiostoma floridae strain S238N-H82 chromosome 11, Bfl_VNyyK, whole genome shotgun sequence DNA region contains:
- the LOC118425460 gene encoding uncharacterized protein LOC118425460, whose translation MEFLTVPATAATLISALAAGASYMVYRRFTHQPSWPKVKQNCAYTQKVSPKKKKIQLALNSLEDFSPIGKIVPVHDVPAFFTSHGNEFSVYSVDWEQEAVVLIKPTDGTDMKKHAFFREAQRRNATEVLVIPFEHLQAVVDAISDRIAHVQEVFVYMTARCGSTLLTRAVEATSVAQACSEPEVLDTICLEIVRSGRHSENSSSYHTAQVPAIVMNDATSVALLKNVVSMLNYNLVTSDHRHRSIIFYKLQGRPVLAADTMHRAFPTAKTVFLYRNGLEFYESWTRLWYRYQLVYKTARFAVRLGLWRWVPAVPQDFRIFVDYLKSSTVRYHGSYYHCVVARWLGAIKRAVELQQKYPGYFFHATVYYTALVRDKQGTLGLIMKKLGIEWDPENQEEERNRVKRVFVEDSQSGTFLSHRSNEPGEKWAPCTSPAWIGEWEREYLSHVCRETGNDVPGPDIILPDSIV comes from the exons ATGGAGTTCCTCACCGTACCGGCCACAGCAGCAACCCTGATCAGCGCTCTTGCAGCAGGTGCCTCGTACATGGTCTACCGACGATTTACCCACCAGCCATCTTGGCCAAAG GTAAAACAGAATTGTGCATACACCCAgaaggtgtcgccaaaaaagaagaaaattcagCTGGCCCTCAACTCACTTGAAGATTTCTCTCCGATCGGGAAAATCGTGCCAGTACATGACGTACCCGCGTTCTTCACCAGCCATGGGAACGAGTTTTCTGTGTACAGCGTAGACTGGGAACAAGAGGCAGTTGTGCTCATCAAACCAACGGACGGCACGGACATGAAAAAACATGCATTCTTTCGTGAG GCCCAGAGACGGAACGCTACTGAAGTTCTTGTAATTCCATTCGAACATCTCCAGGCTGTTGTGGACGCTATTTCCGACAGGATTGCGCATGTGCAGGAGGTGTTTGTGTACATGACAG CTCGTTGTGGCTCTACCCTTCTGACCCGGGCAGTTGAAGCCACATCGGTCGCACAAGCCTGCAGTGAACCGGAGGTGCTTGATACCATCTGCCTGGAAATAGTTCGTTCCGGGCGTCATAGCGAAAACTCCTCTTCGTACCATACTGCACAAGTCCCTGCAATTGTCATGAACGACGCAACTTCCGTGGCGCTGCTGAAAAACGTTGTCTCCATGTTAAACTACAACCTGGTCACATCAGACCACCGCCATCGCTCCATCATTTTCTATAAATTACAGGGGCGACCTGTTCTAGCCGCTGATACTATGCACCGCGCCTTTCCCACCGCTAAAACCGTGTTTCTGTACAGAAACGGCTTAGAGTTCTATGAGTCTTGGACACGACTTTGGTACAGATACCAACTCGTGTACAAGACTGCCAGGTTTGCCGTTCGACTTGGCTTGTGGAGGTGGGTGCCGGCGGTCCCTCAAGACTTCAGAATATTTGTAGATTACCTGAAGTCCTCCACAGTTCGCTATCACGGGTCCTACTACCATTGCGTGGTGGCACGCTGGCTTGGTGCCATAAAACGCGCTGTAGAATTACAACAGAAGTACCCAGGGTATTTTTTCCATGCCACGGTCTACTACACAGCCTTAGTGAGGGACAAACAAGGAACACTGGGGCTGATCATGAAGAAGCTTGGGATAGAGTGGGATCCTGAGAACCAGGAAGAGGAAAGGAACAGAGTGAAAAGGGTTTTCGTGGAAGACAGCCAGTCTGGAACATTCTTAAGTCACAG ATCAAACGAACCTGGTGAGAAGTGGGCGCCCTGCACCTCACCTGCATGGATTGGGGAATGGGAACGAGAGTACCTCTCTCACGTCTGCAGAGAAACTGGGAACGACGTTCCCGGTCCTGACATCATCTTGCCAGATTCCATCGTGTAG
- the LOC118426383 gene encoding uncharacterized protein LOC118426383 — MEANDVERTNVTSSLKAARGILLTLMSSISISFCAEFMANKDGIPSFQILFLMRLTELLALVPILAFCRPRLTGKNRRENIMLFIFVIVSNAANILHFLSFTYTVPGISFGIIQGSMPFFVACIGFLVLKESLGIPDVCAILISVTGVVLLSVGMTQVGTSSTKLLVLSIVIPVLASLVFAPDMVIMRYLTGTLGVPIVTALLYQTLFGTAVLLAITYSVETPVWTMATRTALYVVGVGVSKFVANFTILSALKVVKAYISTSVRMFAIPFSLLLDYLLMQKVPNSLQAAGVVLVMLGIVLISVYTWWSHRRVDLQRTLLKELQFDTNEK; from the coding sequence ATGGAAGCAAACGACGTTGAGAGGACAAATGTAACGTCCTCACTAAAGGCAGCTAGAGGCATTTTGCTAACCCTGATGTCGTCCATCTCTATTTCCTTCTGTGCAGAATTCATGGCAAACAAGGATGGCATTCCGAGCTTCCAAATTCTCTTCCTAATGCGACTGACCGAGCTCCTAGCACTTGTACCTATTCTAGCATTCTGTCGGCCTAGGTTAACGGGCAAAAACAGACGTGAGAACATTATGTTGTTCATTTTCGTGATTGTTTCAAATGCAGCTAACATTTTGCACTTCTTGTCTTTTACCTACACAGTTCCTGGCATTTCGTTTGGTATCATACAAGGTTCGATGCCTTTCTTTGTCGCATGTATCGGTTTTTTGGTCTTGAAAGAATCTCTGGGTATTCCAGACGTCTGTGCAATTCTAATTAGCGTAACTGGCGTTGTTCTGTTGTCGGTAGGTATGACACAGGTAGGCACATCGTCCACTAAGCTACTCGTATTGTCAATCGTCATTCCTGTACTTGCTTCTTTGGTCTTTGCACCGGATATGGTTATTATGCGGTACCTTACAGGCACGCTAGGGGTGCCAATAGTTACAGCTTTGCTGTATCAAACTTTATTCGGGACGGCAGTGCTACTTGCTATAACCTATTCAGTAGAGACTCCAGTCTGGACAATGGCGACGCGTACAGCATTATACGTGGTAGGAGTCGGGGTGAGCAAATTCGTTGCCAACTTTACTATATTGTCAGCCTTGAAAGTGGTGAAGGCATACATCTCGACATCAGTCCGCATGTTTGCCATACCCTTCTCGCTACTGCTGGATTACTTGTTGATGCAGAAAGTACCGAACTCCCTCCAGGCGGCAGGCGTGGTGTTGGTGATGCTGGGAATAGTGTTGATTAGCGTGTACACATGGTGGAGTCATCGAAGGGTGGATCTCCAAAGGACTCTCCTTAAAGAACTCCAGTTTGATACTAAcgaaaaataa